A window from Mogibacterium neglectum encodes these proteins:
- the tuf gene encoding elongation factor Tu: MAKQKYERTKPHINIGTIGHVDHGKTTLTAAITKTLHDRYGLGADVAFDQIDKAPEEKARGITISSAHVEYETPNRHYAHVDCPGHADYVKNMITGAAQMDGAILVVAATDGPMPQTREHILLSRQVGVPYIIVFLNKCDMVDDEELLDLVEMEVRELLDEYEFPGDDTPIIRGSALKALEDPSGEWGDKICELMEAVDTYIPEPQRANDQPFLMPIEDVFSITGRGTVATGRVERGTLKVGDEVELVGLSDEKRKVVVTGVEMFKKTLDAAETGDNIGALLRGIQRDEIERGQVLSKPGSIHPHTKFKGQVYVLKKEEGGRHTPFFNGYRPQFYLRTTDVTGDLKLPEGTEMCMPGDNVVMEIELITPVAIEEGLRFAIREGGRTVGSGVVTEIIE, encoded by the coding sequence ATGGCAAAGCAGAAGTATGAGAGAACCAAGCCACATATCAACATCGGTACAATCGGCCACGTTGACCACGGCAAGACAACTCTAACAGCAGCAATCACAAAGACTCTTCACGACAGATATGGACTCGGAGCAGACGTAGCATTCGACCAGATCGACAAGGCACCAGAAGAGAAGGCAAGAGGAATCACGATTTCCTCAGCACACGTAGAGTATGAGACACCAAACAGACACTACGCACACGTAGACTGCCCAGGACACGCTGACTATGTAAAGAACATGATTACAGGAGCAGCTCAGATGGACGGAGCTATTCTAGTAGTAGCAGCAACAGATGGACCAATGCCTCAGACAAGAGAGCACATCCTGCTATCCAGACAGGTAGGCGTACCATACATCATCGTATTCCTGAACAAGTGTGACATGGTAGATGACGAGGAGCTACTAGACCTCGTAGAGATGGAAGTAAGAGAGCTACTAGATGAGTATGAGTTCCCAGGAGATGATACACCAATCATCAGAGGATCCGCACTAAAGGCACTAGAGGATCCAAGCGGAGAGTGGGGAGATAAGATTTGCGAGCTAATGGAAGCAGTAGACACATACATTCCAGAGCCACAGAGAGCAAACGATCAGCCATTCCTAATGCCAATCGAGGACGTATTCTCAATCACAGGACGTGGAACAGTAGCAACAGGAAGAGTTGAGAGAGGAACCCTCAAGGTAGGAGACGAAGTAGAGCTCGTAGGACTAAGCGACGAGAAGAGAAAGGTAGTTGTAACTGGAGTAGAGATGTTCAAGAAGACTCTTGATGCAGCAGAAACAGGAGACAACATCGGAGCACTACTAAGAGGAATCCAGAGAGACGAAATCGAAAGAGGACAGGTACTCTCAAAGCCAGGCTCAATACACCCACACACAAAGTTCAAGGGACAGGTATACGTACTAAAGAAGGAAGAGGGTGGAAGACACACACCATTCTTCAATGGATACAGACCACAGTTCTACCTAAGAACGACAGACGTAACAGGAGATCTAAAGTTACCAGAGGGTACAGAGATGTGCATGCCTGGAGATAACGTAGTAATGGAGATTGAACTGATTACACCAGTAGCTATCGAAGAGGGACTACGCTTCGCTATTAGAGAAGGTGGAAGAACAGTAGGATCCGGAGTAGTTACAGAGATTATCGAGTAA